In Raphanus sativus cultivar WK10039 chromosome 5, ASM80110v3, whole genome shotgun sequence, the following proteins share a genomic window:
- the LOC108856655 gene encoding myb family transcription factor PHL13 isoform X2 has product MNNPVPCQVFPLVSGGGSSSGYCNSVYVSANERSSSQTRQSVPHVSVETQSLPVTNQTQEQKDMSWPEDQLQGFFDFPVPDPQAESSSRAKTEWPDWANQMISVDDDGLEPNWSDLLGDPNVLNQDSKIPAPSCEIARQEVVVVSTHQHHQVDSSSAKSPQASSMTSKQRMRWTPELHEAFVDAINQLGGSERATPKAVLKLINSPGLTIYHVKSHLQKYRTARYKPELSVDTEKPPLKTLKTIEDIKSIDLKTSIEITEALRLQMEVQKKLHEQLEVQRTLQLQIEEQGRYLQMMIEKQQQKMQEKKIGSSSGSSSMPEADNTSAPSTNLSQKLQSGSSSTLDQSGSFSGATKKRVRED; this is encoded by the exons ATGAACAACCCTGTACCCTGTCAAGTGTTTCCTCTGGTCTCTGGTGGTGGTAGTTCTTCTGGATACTGCAATAGCGTGTACGTTTCAGCAAACGAAAGAAGCTCCTCCCAGACCAGACAATCAGTTCCTCATGTCTCAGTGGAAACACAATCCTTGCCGGTGACTAATCAAACTCAAGAGCAGAAGGATATGAGCTGGCCTGAAGACCAGCTTCAAGGGTTCTTTGACTTTCCTGTTCCGGATCCACAAGCAGAGAGCAGCAGCAGAGCCAAAACCGAATGGCCGGACTGGGCTAATCAGATGATCTCTGTTGATGATGATGGTCTGGAACCTAATTGGTCAGACCTTCTAGGTGATCCTAACGTCCTCAACCAAGATTCAAAG ATACCAGCACCCTCTTGTGAGATAGCTAGGCAAGAGGTAGTAGTAGTAAGTACTCATCAGCATCATCAGGTGGATTCATCTAGCGCCAAAAGCCCACAGGCTAGTTCAATGACATCTAAGCAACGGATGCGTTGGACACCTGAACTACATGAAGCGTTTGTCGATGCTATCAATCAGCTCGGCGGTAGCGAAC GAGCCACACCTAAGGCTGTACTGAAGCTCATCAATAGCCCAGGGCTGACCATTTATCATGTCAAAAGCCATTTGCAG AAATACAGAACGGCAAGGTATAAACCGGAGCTTTCAGTAGATACAG AAAAGCCTCCACTGAAGACGTTGAAGACCATTGAAGATATCAAATCTATTGACTTGAAGAC gagCATTGAAATCACTGAAGCTCTACGATTACAGATGGAAGTTCAGAAAAAACTCCACGAGCAACTTGAG GTCCAAAGAACACTGCAGTTACAAATTGAGGAACAAGGTCGGTATCTCCAGATGATGATTGAGAAACAACAACAGAAGATGCAAGAGAAGAAAATAGGCTCTTCTTCTGGCTCATCATCAATGCCAGAAGCCGACAACACTTCAGCTCCATCAACAAACCTTTCGCAGAAACTGCAGAGTGGTTCTTCTAGCACACTGGATCAGAGCGGATCTTTCTCTGGGGCTACTAAGAAACGAGTTAGAGAAGATTAA
- the LOC108856655 gene encoding myb family transcription factor PHL13 isoform X1 → MTLNGGFGFPTAMSSFFPLLPTTLDERYNHHKFPNSLWVSSSGPELMNNPVPCQVFPLVSGGGSSSGYCNSVYVSANERSSSQTRQSVPHVSVETQSLPVTNQTQEQKDMSWPEDQLQGFFDFPVPDPQAESSSRAKTEWPDWANQMISVDDDGLEPNWSDLLGDPNVLNQDSKIPAPSCEIARQEVVVVSTHQHHQVDSSSAKSPQASSMTSKQRMRWTPELHEAFVDAINQLGGSERATPKAVLKLINSPGLTIYHVKSHLQKYRTARYKPELSVDTEKPPLKTLKTIEDIKSIDLKTSIEITEALRLQMEVQKKLHEQLEVQRTLQLQIEEQGRYLQMMIEKQQQKMQEKKIGSSSGSSSMPEADNTSAPSTNLSQKLQSGSSSTLDQSGSFSGATKKRVRED, encoded by the exons ATGACACTTAACGGCGGTTTCGGTTTTCCAACTGCTATGTCTTCCTTTTTCCCTCTTCTTCCTACAACTCTAGATGAGAGATACAACCACCATAAGTTTCCTAACTCTTTGTGGGTTTCATCGTCAGGACCGGAGCTGATGAACAACCCTGTACCCTGTCAAGTGTTTCCTCTGGTCTCTGGTGGTGGTAGTTCTTCTGGATACTGCAATAGCGTGTACGTTTCAGCAAACGAAAGAAGCTCCTCCCAGACCAGACAATCAGTTCCTCATGTCTCAGTGGAAACACAATCCTTGCCGGTGACTAATCAAACTCAAGAGCAGAAGGATATGAGCTGGCCTGAAGACCAGCTTCAAGGGTTCTTTGACTTTCCTGTTCCGGATCCACAAGCAGAGAGCAGCAGCAGAGCCAAAACCGAATGGCCGGACTGGGCTAATCAGATGATCTCTGTTGATGATGATGGTCTGGAACCTAATTGGTCAGACCTTCTAGGTGATCCTAACGTCCTCAACCAAGATTCAAAG ATACCAGCACCCTCTTGTGAGATAGCTAGGCAAGAGGTAGTAGTAGTAAGTACTCATCAGCATCATCAGGTGGATTCATCTAGCGCCAAAAGCCCACAGGCTAGTTCAATGACATCTAAGCAACGGATGCGTTGGACACCTGAACTACATGAAGCGTTTGTCGATGCTATCAATCAGCTCGGCGGTAGCGAAC GAGCCACACCTAAGGCTGTACTGAAGCTCATCAATAGCCCAGGGCTGACCATTTATCATGTCAAAAGCCATTTGCAG AAATACAGAACGGCAAGGTATAAACCGGAGCTTTCAGTAGATACAG AAAAGCCTCCACTGAAGACGTTGAAGACCATTGAAGATATCAAATCTATTGACTTGAAGAC gagCATTGAAATCACTGAAGCTCTACGATTACAGATGGAAGTTCAGAAAAAACTCCACGAGCAACTTGAG GTCCAAAGAACACTGCAGTTACAAATTGAGGAACAAGGTCGGTATCTCCAGATGATGATTGAGAAACAACAACAGAAGATGCAAGAGAAGAAAATAGGCTCTTCTTCTGGCTCATCATCAATGCCAGAAGCCGACAACACTTCAGCTCCATCAACAAACCTTTCGCAGAAACTGCAGAGTGGTTCTTCTAGCACACTGGATCAGAGCGGATCTTTCTCTGGGGCTACTAAGAAACGAGTTAGAGAAGATTAA